Proteins encoded in a region of the Paenibacillus sp. E222 genome:
- a CDS encoding helix-turn-helix transcriptional regulator — protein MALKPSYKPMEITLIKKDKTKTYLRTQLGISPSTLAKMSNGEFVALSVIARICEELQCRIEEVVEFIEE, from the coding sequence ATGGCATTAAAACCTAGCTATAAACCAATGGAGATTACTCTAATTAAAAAGGACAAGACTAAAACTTACCTGCGTACTCAACTAGGTATTTCACCTTCTACTCTAGCTAAAATGTCTAATGGAGAGTTTGTTGCGTTAAGTGTGATCGCACGTATTTGCGAAGAACTACAATGTCGTATTGAAGAAGTTGTTGAATTTATAGAGGAGTAA
- a CDS encoding TetR/AcrR family transcriptional regulator — protein sequence MKTIDRRQQVIDSAEKSFALFGYKATTMEQVARLANVGKGTIYTFFENKEELFGEILHSIITDMKRITEQTVQDDKPFLENVHQTMDALLEYREEHELLIKLFQEVNEFGTPQAKEGLQKVETAILQYLERQVHRAMELQQIREDDPRLVSFVLLKLYVTLTSDWNKAHPSLHKDQIKHFVGLFLKRGLSPT from the coding sequence ATGAAAACCATCGATCGAAGGCAGCAGGTCATTGACTCTGCTGAGAAATCGTTCGCGCTGTTTGGATACAAAGCCACCACAATGGAGCAAGTTGCGAGACTGGCCAATGTGGGGAAAGGTACGATCTATACTTTTTTCGAGAACAAGGAAGAACTGTTTGGGGAGATCCTCCACTCGATCATTACTGATATGAAGCGGATTACAGAGCAAACGGTTCAAGACGACAAACCATTTCTTGAGAATGTACACCAGACCATGGACGCTTTGCTGGAGTACAGAGAGGAACATGAGCTGTTGATTAAGCTGTTCCAGGAGGTGAACGAGTTCGGCACGCCTCAGGCGAAGGAAGGTCTGCAAAAAGTAGAGACAGCTATTCTCCAATATCTGGAACGACAGGTTCACCGCGCCATGGAACTACAGCAGATTCGTGAGGACGATCCCAGACTGGTGTCTTTTGTCCTGTTGAAGCTGTATGTCACATTAACATCCGATTGGAACAAAGCGCATCCTTCGCTGCACAAGGATCAGATCAAGCATTTCGTGGGCCTCTTTCTCAAACGTGGATTATCCCCTACATAA
- the cas3 gene encoding CRISPR-associated helicase Cas3', with protein sequence MTYIAHIRVKDWAIQTVIEHLLEVSRGSGRAGAKMDVEHLAALAGLLHDMGKFTDEFKNYIQLAVAQSDQAPRRGSVDHSTAGGRLLHQRYGGPDQKVPSRMTAEWLANCIISHHQGLRDYVSPDRESPYLKRVQDNALPHYEQAKQQFHQHVTTEELDHLFAQAVEEWKNFYRKAKHHGLPLITASLMTKYIFSCLIDADRSNTREFEEDEPPAEVPDYKPFFQKSYDALMNHLHKISLNADSTNPIQALRQEMSNQCEQFAFRESGIYSLSIPTGGGKTLASMRYALRHALEHGKQRIIYVVPYTTIIEQNAAEIRRILLGEDDEEGMILEHHSNVVDNQDDERQDDEDGERYDMKRKQLKLARDHWDRPIIFTTMVQFLNTFYAKGTRNVRRLHQLSNAVIVFDEVQSVPVYCISLFNEALNFLRIFGKSSLLLCTATQPALHEVPQKLRLSNDAEIVSDLRHVGDAFRRVDIHDLTSQAPAGWVAEELAAFVQEQMNKVDSVLVILNTKSAVRKLYRELNESEWVETENIRLVHLSTNMCAAHRKEMLAGLITGLEDGDRVICVSTQLIEAGVDISFQCVIRSLAGLDSIAQAAGRCNRHREVPLRDVYIIRSADENLKHLREIKLGAEMTERVLREFADDPEALGGSLLSAEAMTCYFKYYYHGIGEKVHYPVPKLEQNLFDLMNRNSYNIDGYKQKHGHLPELVNKSAIATVEKYFEVITLKATPVIVPYDEIGRELITDLNGQLGPGELSDLLRQAQQYTVNVYEHEMKILSQNDEIISLLNGQAFALRDTAYSKKFGMHLEGNGEWESLVL encoded by the coding sequence GTGACCTACATTGCGCATATACGAGTCAAGGACTGGGCAATTCAGACGGTGATCGAGCATTTGCTGGAGGTAAGCAGAGGCAGTGGACGAGCGGGGGCCAAAATGGACGTGGAACATCTGGCAGCGTTGGCAGGATTACTACATGATATGGGCAAGTTCACCGATGAATTCAAAAACTATATCCAGCTTGCCGTTGCCCAATCGGATCAGGCCCCTCGTAGGGGATCGGTGGATCATTCTACAGCAGGGGGAAGGCTGTTGCATCAACGGTATGGTGGACCTGACCAGAAGGTACCAAGCCGGATGACAGCAGAATGGCTGGCGAATTGCATCATCTCACACCATCAGGGATTGCGGGATTATGTATCACCGGATCGGGAATCTCCTTATCTGAAACGTGTCCAGGATAATGCTCTGCCTCATTATGAGCAAGCTAAGCAACAATTTCATCAGCATGTAACAACGGAAGAGCTTGACCATTTATTTGCTCAAGCCGTCGAAGAATGGAAGAATTTTTATCGTAAAGCTAAACATCATGGATTGCCGCTGATTACGGCGTCACTCATGACGAAATACATATTTAGTTGTCTGATCGATGCTGACCGAAGTAACACCCGTGAGTTTGAAGAGGACGAGCCTCCGGCTGAGGTGCCAGATTACAAGCCTTTTTTTCAAAAGAGTTACGATGCACTTATGAACCATCTTCATAAGATAAGCTTGAATGCAGACTCAACTAATCCGATTCAGGCGTTGCGTCAGGAGATGTCCAATCAATGCGAACAGTTTGCATTTCGTGAGTCGGGCATTTACTCCTTGTCTATTCCCACAGGTGGAGGCAAGACGCTTGCGAGTATGCGTTATGCGCTAAGACACGCGCTGGAACACGGCAAGCAACGCATTATTTACGTTGTACCGTATACCACCATAATCGAACAAAATGCTGCGGAGATCCGCCGTATTTTGCTGGGGGAAGATGATGAGGAAGGTATGATTCTGGAACACCATTCCAATGTGGTAGATAACCAGGATGATGAACGACAAGACGATGAAGATGGCGAACGTTATGATATGAAACGCAAACAATTGAAGCTGGCGCGGGATCATTGGGATCGCCCGATTATTTTCACAACGATGGTACAGTTTTTGAATACGTTTTATGCCAAGGGAACTCGCAATGTGCGCAGATTACATCAGCTATCCAACGCAGTCATAGTCTTTGACGAAGTACAGTCAGTGCCTGTGTATTGTATTTCCCTCTTTAACGAAGCACTCAATTTTCTGCGTATTTTCGGTAAGTCCAGTCTGCTGCTATGCACGGCTACCCAGCCTGCGTTACATGAGGTGCCACAGAAGCTACGACTGTCAAATGATGCGGAGATCGTAAGTGATCTACGCCATGTGGGCGATGCCTTCAGGCGGGTGGACATTCATGATTTGACTTCTCAAGCCCCTGCGGGGTGGGTGGCAGAGGAGCTGGCTGCTTTTGTACAAGAACAGATGAACAAAGTGGACAGCGTGCTGGTCATATTGAACACAAAGTCGGCTGTGCGTAAATTGTATCGCGAGTTGAATGAATCCGAATGGGTGGAGACGGAGAACATTCGACTTGTGCATCTGAGTACCAACATGTGTGCGGCTCATCGGAAAGAAATGCTCGCTGGGCTTATTACCGGACTGGAAGATGGAGATCGCGTTATTTGCGTCAGTACACAACTCATTGAGGCGGGGGTGGATATCAGCTTTCAGTGTGTGATACGCTCGCTCGCCGGACTGGACTCCATAGCGCAGGCAGCGGGGAGGTGCAACCGCCACCGGGAAGTGCCACTGCGGGATGTATATATTATTCGGTCGGCTGATGAAAATTTGAAGCATTTGCGAGAAATTAAGCTTGGTGCAGAGATGACGGAACGGGTATTGAGAGAATTCGCAGATGACCCAGAAGCGTTGGGCGGTAGTTTGTTATCGGCAGAGGCGATGACTTGTTACTTCAAGTATTACTATCATGGCATTGGGGAGAAAGTGCATTATCCAGTGCCGAAATTGGAGCAAAATCTGTTCGATCTGATGAACCGTAATTCATACAACATCGACGGATATAAACAGAAACATGGTCATTTACCTGAACTAGTTAACAAGTCTGCTATTGCAACAGTTGAGAAGTATTTTGAAGTCATCACGTTGAAAGCAACACCAGTTATCGTTCCTTATGATGAGATAGGCCGCGAACTAATTACAGACCTGAACGGTCAATTAGGCCCGGGTGAGCTTAGCGATCTATTGCGCCAAGCACAGCAATATACCGTGAATGTGTACGAGCATGAAATGAAGATACTTAGCCAAAATGATGAGATTATTTCATTGCTAAACGGACAAGCCTTTGCATTAAGGGATACGGCATACTCGAAAAAGTTCGGTATGCATCTGGAGGGCAATGGAGAGTGGGAGAGCCTGGTTTTATAG